A region from the Nonlabens sp. YIK11 genome encodes:
- a CDS encoding UvrD-helicase domain-containing protein: MAHQPTTFYSASAGSGKTYTLARDYLTLLFKSAFHNGYREILAITFTNKAVAEMKQRILENLNELTKPEILEDLIPIRDHIKAETGLDNAGIINKATKIEQKLLHDYAAFDIVTIDSFNHRILRTFAREVELPDGFEIELDSSRLISKAIHNLLARAGKEKQLTDLLVDFSLSKIDDGKSWDIEYDLHNIAGLILSESHYNYLEQLKEKSIADFLQLRTQLRSNIKTAEADLIAKAKKLIDYYTSNGLTQDDFTGKSRGIYGWIQKIATGNIPANGQQKYLEKALTDSIAGTTSASNQATIDAVQNDLVDLIKTFQQNSGTIALHQNALSSITALSLLNELMHEIDRIKQEEQIVPIYEFNGILSKQVKDQPAPFIYERLGERYRHYFIDEFQDTSKMQWENLMPLIENPLVQLRDDGTKGSLMLVGDAKQSIYRWRGGDADQFLGILGSGQLFLQEKRNETLDTNWRSYDTIIKFNNQLFEHYGSYLKSELYQDLYLNYLHQEPNPKIGGYVQIDFLDSNGNQDLEDDPELNSIYPIHVKRQIDQALASGFGPSEICVLVRKKKQGDEIARYLVRQDMSVVSADSLLVAASPRVQLLVQFMRMCLYPEQQQPRYEFLLHHAILKEKTLLHQFIKENLDKAIDELTKTLLEDADDVYLAFAKAPLFQATEKAAAALGLFEDHDMRLQAFLEHVFEFGTGYDKTASSFLESWENKQGSLSVPAAEDPSAIQIMTIHKSKGLEFPVVIVPYCDVLLEEMRDATGWMPVAPENYSGFENLYISLKKECLLYPGPAPLMYSEQLAKAQMDQINTLYVAFTRAKEQLYISCFENPKEKNNYSKVLMEFVEKSNWTLQQQTDFKSANHGNPVRVSKPKETTASILMDDYFVSSRTKRIDIATRKGMLWASDAIQAIDAGTQLHDYLSMIQNVEDLDKVKIAIDLDRSLDDNAGKSLFEKIQQIVNLPEIAQYYLPNVEAINERAILSNTGSTSIPDRLVFEDKYVTVMDYKTGAENPKHITQVNRYADLLSQMGYHIKEKILIYTDDLHIVQWD, from the coding sequence ATGGCACATCAACCCACCACTTTTTATAGTGCAAGCGCAGGATCTGGAAAAACCTACACACTGGCGAGAGATTACCTGACGCTGCTATTTAAAAGCGCATTTCACAACGGCTACCGCGAGATCCTTGCGATCACTTTTACCAACAAGGCGGTGGCAGAAATGAAGCAGCGCATCCTGGAAAACCTGAACGAATTAACCAAACCTGAAATCCTTGAGGATCTCATTCCCATACGAGACCATATCAAGGCAGAAACTGGACTGGACAACGCCGGCATCATCAATAAGGCAACAAAAATCGAGCAGAAACTGCTGCACGACTATGCGGCTTTTGACATTGTGACCATCGATAGTTTCAATCACAGGATCCTGCGCACCTTTGCGCGTGAGGTAGAATTACCAGATGGCTTTGAAATCGAGCTGGACAGCAGCAGGTTGATTTCCAAAGCCATTCACAACCTACTGGCGAGAGCTGGAAAGGAAAAACAACTTACCGATTTGCTGGTGGATTTCTCACTGTCAAAAATTGACGACGGCAAGAGTTGGGATATTGAGTACGACCTGCACAATATTGCCGGACTTATATTGAGTGAGTCCCATTACAACTATCTGGAACAACTCAAGGAAAAATCCATTGCAGACTTTCTGCAGCTGCGCACACAACTGCGGTCCAACATAAAAACTGCAGAAGCTGATCTTATCGCGAAAGCAAAGAAGCTTATTGATTATTACACCTCTAACGGGCTTACTCAAGATGATTTTACGGGAAAATCACGCGGCATCTACGGCTGGATTCAAAAGATCGCCACTGGAAATATCCCGGCAAATGGGCAACAAAAATATCTAGAAAAAGCCCTAACCGATTCTATTGCTGGTACCACGAGCGCTTCCAATCAAGCTACCATTGATGCCGTACAAAATGACTTGGTAGATTTGATAAAGACCTTCCAGCAAAACTCTGGAACTATTGCATTGCATCAAAATGCGCTGTCATCCATCACCGCGCTATCATTGCTAAATGAGTTGATGCATGAAATTGACAGGATCAAACAAGAAGAGCAAATCGTTCCCATCTATGAATTTAACGGCATCCTTTCCAAACAGGTCAAGGACCAGCCGGCGCCATTTATATATGAGCGTTTGGGCGAGCGCTACCGGCATTACTTCATTGATGAATTTCAGGATACCAGCAAGATGCAATGGGAAAACCTGATGCCGTTGATTGAGAATCCGTTAGTGCAATTGCGTGATGATGGTACTAAAGGTAGCCTCATGCTGGTAGGTGATGCAAAACAGTCCATCTACCGCTGGCGTGGTGGCGATGCAGATCAGTTTTTGGGAATTTTGGGCAGTGGTCAATTATTCCTCCAGGAAAAACGCAACGAGACACTGGATACCAACTGGCGCAGTTATGACACCATCATCAAGTTCAACAATCAGCTTTTTGAACATTATGGGAGCTATTTGAAGAGCGAATTGTATCAGGATTTATACCTCAATTACCTACATCAAGAGCCTAATCCAAAAATCGGCGGTTATGTGCAAATCGACTTTCTGGATAGCAATGGAAATCAAGATCTAGAGGACGATCCAGAATTGAACAGCATCTATCCTATTCATGTAAAACGGCAGATTGACCAGGCTCTTGCCAGCGGTTTTGGACCCAGCGAGATCTGTGTTTTAGTAAGGAAAAAGAAACAAGGTGATGAGATCGCGCGGTATCTGGTCCGTCAGGACATGAGCGTGGTTTCTGCAGATAGTTTGTTGGTCGCTGCATCGCCACGCGTACAGCTGCTCGTCCAGTTTATGCGCATGTGCCTCTATCCAGAACAGCAACAGCCGCGCTATGAATTTTTGCTGCACCATGCGATTTTGAAAGAGAAAACCCTGCTGCATCAGTTTATAAAAGAAAATCTTGATAAGGCCATTGATGAGTTGACCAAGACATTGTTAGAGGATGCAGATGATGTCTATCTCGCTTTCGCGAAAGCGCCCTTATTTCAAGCCACAGAAAAAGCAGCGGCAGCATTGGGATTGTTTGAAGATCACGACATGAGGCTGCAGGCTTTCCTGGAACATGTTTTTGAATTTGGTACCGGCTATGACAAGACCGCATCCAGTTTTTTGGAATCATGGGAAAACAAACAAGGTAGCTTGAGCGTACCGGCGGCAGAAGATCCCAGCGCCATACAGATCATGACGATCCACAAATCCAAGGGTTTGGAATTTCCTGTGGTGATCGTTCCCTATTGCGACGTCTTACTGGAAGAAATGCGAGACGCGACCGGTTGGATGCCTGTTGCTCCCGAAAATTATTCTGGATTTGAAAATTTATACATTTCCTTAAAAAAGGAATGCCTGCTCTATCCAGGACCTGCACCATTGATGTATAGCGAGCAACTAGCCAAGGCGCAAATGGATCAAATCAATACCTTATATGTAGCTTTTACAAGAGCTAAGGAGCAATTGTACATAAGCTGTTTTGAGAACCCGAAGGAAAAGAATAATTATAGTAAAGTACTGATGGAGTTTGTGGAGAAATCCAACTGGACGCTACAGCAGCAAACCGATTTTAAATCGGCTAATCATGGGAATCCAGTTAGAGTTTCAAAGCCTAAAGAAACTACGGCCAGTATTCTTATGGATGACTACTTTGTCAGCTCCAGAACAAAACGCATCGATATTGCTACCAGAAAAGGAATGTTATGGGCAAGCGACGCCATTCAAGCTATTGATGCTGGTACCCAACTGCATGATTACCTGTCTATGATTCAAAATGTTGAGGATTTGGATAAAGTCAAAATAGCTATTGACCTAGATCGTTCCCTAGATGACAACGCTGGTAAAAGCTTATTTGAAAAGATCCAGCAAATTGTAAATCTGCCAGAGATTGCTCAGTATTATCTACCGAATGTCGAGGCTATCAATGAAAGAGCAATTTTGAGCAACACTGGTAGCACATCTATCCCAGACCGCCTTGTCTTTGAAGATAAATACGTCACCGTGATGGATTACAAAACCGGCGCAGAAAATCCCAAACATATTACCCAAGTAAATCGATATGCAGATTTGTTATCTCAAATGGGTTATCACATCAAGGAAAAGATATTGATCTATACAGACGATCTCCATATCGTACAATGGGACTAG
- the kbl gene encoding glycine C-acetyltransferase, whose translation MYGAIGEYLKKELEEIKDAGLYKKERIITSAQDAVITLDDGSEVINFCANNYLGLSSHPEVIQAAKDTLDSHGFGMSSVRFICGTQDIHKELEQKLAEFYGMEDTILYAACFDANGGVFEPLLGKEDAIISDSLNHASIIDGVRLCKAMRYRYASADMADLEKQLQQANEDGARHKIIVTDGVFSMDGVLAPLDKICDLADKYDALVMVDECHAAGFLGDTGRGSLEAKGVLERIDIVTGTLGKALGGAMGGYTCAKKEVIEILRQRSRPYLFSNSLAPSIVGASIKALELIDTSTDLIEKVQSNTAYFKKGMQELGFDIIDGESAIVPVMLYDAKLSQQMADMLLEEGIYVIGFFFPVVPKGKARIRVQLSAAHSQKHLDKAIKAFKNVGESLGIIKN comes from the coding sequence ATGTACGGAGCAATAGGAGAATATCTCAAAAAGGAACTGGAAGAAATAAAAGATGCTGGACTTTATAAAAAGGAACGCATCATAACATCTGCCCAAGATGCTGTAATTACCTTAGATGATGGTAGCGAGGTTATAAATTTTTGTGCCAATAATTATTTGGGCTTAAGCTCACATCCAGAAGTGATCCAGGCTGCAAAAGACACGTTGGATTCTCATGGTTTTGGTATGAGCTCCGTTCGTTTCATATGTGGAACTCAAGACATCCATAAAGAATTGGAACAAAAGCTTGCGGAATTCTATGGAATGGAAGACACCATTTTATATGCTGCATGTTTTGATGCCAACGGTGGAGTTTTTGAACCATTGCTGGGTAAAGAGGACGCCATTATATCAGATTCATTAAATCACGCTTCCATTATTGATGGCGTTCGTTTGTGTAAAGCGATGCGCTACAGGTACGCCAGCGCAGATATGGCGGACTTAGAAAAGCAGCTCCAACAAGCGAATGAAGATGGCGCAAGACATAAAATTATTGTTACCGATGGTGTCTTTTCCATGGATGGGGTTTTAGCTCCGTTAGATAAAATATGCGACCTAGCCGATAAATATGACGCTTTGGTCATGGTAGATGAATGCCACGCTGCTGGATTTCTAGGCGATACAGGCCGAGGTTCTTTGGAGGCGAAAGGCGTTTTGGAACGTATAGATATCGTTACAGGAACTTTAGGTAAAGCTTTAGGTGGAGCCATGGGCGGTTACACATGTGCCAAAAAAGAAGTCATCGAAATATTGCGTCAGCGTTCTAGGCCTTATTTGTTTTCTAATTCGTTAGCACCGTCTATTGTTGGTGCATCCATCAAAGCGCTGGAGTTGATTGACACCAGCACAGATCTTATAGAGAAGGTTCAATCAAATACAGCTTACTTTAAAAAAGGAATGCAGGAACTTGGCTTTGATATTATAGATGGAGAAAGTGCCATTGTCCCTGTAATGTTGTACGATGCTAAACTATCACAGCAAATGGCAGATATGCTTCTAGAGGAAGGTATTTATGTAATAGGTTTCTTCTTTCCTGTAGTTCCGAAGGGTAAAGCACGTATACGAGTGCAGTTGAGTGCAGCACATTCGCAAAAACATTTAGATAAAGCTATCAAAGCATTTAAAAACGTGGGTGAATCCTTAGGAATTATCAAAAATTAA
- a CDS encoding OmpA family protein — MKNFIKLFFASALLLSASLVQAQDETNRWSVALGVNAIDLYPVGEEDQGLGGYFDEFFNTNHYNFVTAPSRVEVGYYVGDGIVTTLAGSVNTIDQVGDMNVPDDTYVSIDGGLRYNLREIYNGSDLFNPYLGIGGSYQFVDDLSFGTFNGTFGFDIKVAQNLYANIQTTYKHAFEDDNPKHFQHFVGLKFAWGAVDTDGDGIPDSQDECPETPGLEQFNGCPDSDNDGIKDSEDECPYVFGPAETNGCPDSDGDSVLDKDDKCPETPGLVALMGCPDSDGDGIADGDDECPNEAGLAKFNGCPDSDGDGISDKDDKCPNEAGIAELQGCPRPAVPTVKEQEQLNAYAKTILFELNKSDIQAQSAQTLSDIIDILKKYPEAEFSIDGHTDSQGSEAYNQKLSEERANSVLRYLVNGGIDPDRLSAEGFGESKPIATNSTAAGRQQNRRTEINLKK, encoded by the coding sequence ATGAAAAACTTTATTAAACTCTTTTTTGCCAGCGCTTTGCTTTTGTCTGCATCGTTGGTTCAAGCTCAAGACGAGACCAACCGTTGGTCTGTCGCATTAGGTGTGAATGCCATTGATCTATATCCAGTTGGTGAAGAAGACCAAGGATTAGGAGGCTATTTTGACGAATTTTTTAACACCAATCATTATAACTTTGTTACAGCACCTAGTCGTGTAGAAGTAGGCTACTATGTTGGTGACGGGATAGTTACCACTTTGGCAGGATCGGTAAACACAATAGATCAAGTAGGTGATATGAATGTTCCAGATGACACCTACGTAAGTATTGATGGTGGGTTGAGATATAACCTTAGAGAGATCTACAACGGTAGCGATCTTTTTAATCCCTATTTAGGTATCGGTGGATCTTATCAATTTGTTGATGATCTTTCTTTCGGAACTTTCAATGGTACTTTTGGATTTGATATTAAAGTTGCACAAAATTTATATGCAAATATTCAAACAACTTATAAGCATGCATTTGAAGATGACAATCCTAAACATTTCCAACATTTTGTCGGATTGAAATTTGCTTGGGGCGCTGTGGATACTGACGGTGATGGAATTCCAGATAGCCAAGATGAATGCCCAGAAACTCCGGGTTTAGAGCAATTCAACGGTTGTCCAGACTCTGATAATGATGGTATCAAAGACAGTGAAGATGAGTGTCCATATGTATTTGGTCCAGCTGAAACTAACGGTTGTCCTGATTCTGATGGTGACTCTGTTCTTGACAAAGATGACAAATGTCCAGAAACTCCTGGTTTAGTTGCTTTAATGGGTTGTCCTGACTCTGACGGTGATGGAATAGCTGATGGTGATGATGAGTGTCCAAATGAAGCTGGTCTTGCCAAATTCAACGGCTGTCCTGACTCTGATGGTGATGGAATCTCTGACAAAGATGATAAATGTCCTAACGAAGCTGGTATAGCTGAACTTCAAGGATGTCCACGTCCAGCAGTACCAACTGTAAAAGAGCAAGAGCAATTGAACGCATATGCTAAAACGATCTTGTTCGAATTGAACAAATCTGATATTCAAGCGCAATCTGCTCAAACTTTATCTGATATCATCGATATCTTGAAAAAGTATCCAGAAGCTGAATTCTCTATCGATGGTCACACAGATAGCCAAGGTTCTGAAGCTTACAACCAGAAGCTTTCTGAAGAAAGAGCTAATTCTGTACTTAGATACCTAGTAAATGGTGGTATTGATCCAGATAGATTGTCTGCAGAAGGTTTTGGTGAGTCTAAGCCTATCGCAACTAACAGCACTGCAGCTGGAAGACAACAAAACAGACGTACTGAAATCAACTTGAAAAAGTAA
- a CDS encoding PD-(D/E)XK nuclease family protein has protein sequence MQETFISTILDSLASKGFDLKTIQYIVPSRRVGLFLNKEIASRHEVPILAPITLSIEDYIQQLSGLNILSDLDILPFFYQAYCNVEPEDHRDSFDAFIGWAPTILKDFNEVDRYLVDPQQFFGYLGNFKALDTDRHWSLDANPTQMVTQYLDFWKKLYRYYESLRDVLQQNQVAYQGMAYRFAFAKAKSSSTSNHTYNPIVFLGLNALNTAESEIIQKLLEQDQAMIYWDTDHYFLENKFHEAGKFIRSHQTNWNYYKNRELEIIGSCYRDSKSIEIISATGNLGMVQAARKYLSQLESSELLDTAVILADEQLLLPLLSALPDNVDAFNVTMGLSLDQLPISSFFTDLFKLHKEATDGIFYYKNLTSLLESSFANLVAPAQSVKALQKIREYNLIQVQKTDFEKEEYPFINKILVELEQPKQILDLTNDILVELKKVLTKTENSRLELEQLLGMVEVVDELKDLVRNNSGINDLRTYLYLLQQLLPLKKLDFIGEPVQGLQIMGLLETRALDYKNILMLSVNEGTLPAGKSFGSYIPHEMKRAFDLPTYTEKDSVYAYHFYRLLHRCDNATFIYNAESDNLGGGEKSRFLLQLERDENTHHQVTHTNYFHKVNAINKELLEIIKEPIYFERLKEIASKGFSPSALTSYVRNPIDFFSNKILRISDLEDVEEDIALNTMGSIIHEALDKLYQPYQNQILVLEDFKKIESQIKTELDLAYKGCYNSTSNPLGKNKIIYEVSHHYIKKMIALDKTTVEKSSEFVIKSVEQDLSTTIELPEIGLVTLHGKVDRVDMIDGVLRIIDYKTGSVSKGNVGIEEDGYEVMIQDYEKSKAFQVLMYAYLYAKNHPVDTLQAGIISFKNFGEGFIPFGIKNGRSYQPQEIDQNILDQFEKQLIALIKELFDPTTPLTEKEV, from the coding sequence ATGCAGGAAACTTTCATTAGTACCATTCTAGACAGTCTAGCCAGCAAAGGGTTTGATCTAAAGACGATTCAATACATTGTTCCCAGTCGCAGGGTAGGATTATTTCTTAATAAAGAAATAGCAAGCAGGCATGAGGTGCCTATTTTGGCTCCCATAACGTTGAGTATAGAAGATTATATTCAACAACTTTCAGGGTTGAACATACTGTCAGACCTAGATATACTTCCCTTTTTTTATCAAGCTTATTGCAATGTAGAGCCAGAGGATCACAGAGACAGCTTTGACGCATTTATAGGTTGGGCGCCTACCATTCTAAAAGATTTCAATGAAGTGGATCGATACCTTGTTGATCCACAACAATTCTTTGGATACCTGGGCAATTTCAAGGCCTTGGATACAGATCGCCATTGGTCGCTGGATGCTAATCCTACCCAAATGGTCACCCAATACCTTGATTTTTGGAAAAAACTCTATCGCTATTATGAATCCCTACGTGATGTTTTGCAACAAAACCAAGTCGCCTATCAAGGAATGGCATATAGGTTCGCTTTCGCGAAAGCGAAATCTTCATCCACATCCAACCATACATACAATCCTATCGTTTTTTTAGGTCTCAACGCATTAAATACTGCCGAATCTGAAATCATCCAGAAGCTTCTGGAACAAGATCAAGCGATGATATATTGGGATACCGACCATTATTTTTTGGAAAACAAGTTTCATGAAGCTGGCAAATTTATAAGGAGTCATCAGACAAATTGGAACTATTACAAGAATCGAGAGCTTGAGATTATAGGGTCTTGCTATAGGGATTCTAAAAGTATCGAGATTATTAGTGCTACGGGAAACCTAGGGATGGTTCAGGCAGCGAGAAAATACCTCTCGCAGTTAGAATCTAGCGAATTACTCGACACTGCCGTGATCCTGGCAGATGAACAGTTGCTGCTGCCACTACTAAGCGCTTTGCCCGATAATGTGGATGCCTTCAATGTCACCATGGGATTGAGTCTGGACCAGCTGCCTATAAGCTCATTTTTTACCGATCTTTTTAAGCTCCACAAAGAAGCTACGGATGGAATTTTCTATTACAAAAATCTAACGAGTCTTTTGGAGTCTTCCTTTGCTAACCTTGTAGCACCTGCACAGTCAGTTAAGGCGCTTCAAAAGATCAGAGAGTATAATCTTATTCAAGTACAGAAAACCGATTTTGAAAAAGAGGAATATCCGTTCATCAACAAGATCCTTGTAGAACTTGAACAACCTAAACAAATTCTAGATCTCACCAATGACATATTGGTTGAGTTGAAAAAGGTACTCACCAAAACCGAAAATAGCAGGCTCGAGCTAGAGCAATTATTAGGAATGGTTGAAGTGGTCGACGAGCTAAAAGATCTAGTGCGTAATAATTCTGGAATCAATGATCTGCGAACCTATCTGTATTTGTTACAACAACTATTGCCACTTAAAAAACTGGATTTTATAGGAGAACCCGTTCAAGGATTACAGATTATGGGTCTGCTGGAAACACGAGCTCTTGATTACAAGAATATATTGATGCTATCAGTAAATGAGGGAACGCTACCGGCAGGCAAGTCCTTTGGTTCTTACATACCTCATGAAATGAAAAGGGCTTTTGACCTGCCTACCTATACTGAAAAAGATAGTGTCTATGCCTACCACTTTTACCGTCTATTACACCGCTGCGATAATGCAACGTTTATCTATAATGCAGAGTCTGACAATTTAGGTGGTGGTGAGAAAAGCAGATTCCTGCTACAGCTGGAGCGTGATGAGAACACGCATCACCAGGTAACACACACGAATTACTTTCATAAAGTAAATGCAATTAATAAGGAACTGCTGGAAATCATCAAAGAACCTATTTATTTTGAACGACTTAAAGAAATAGCCTCAAAGGGATTCTCACCATCTGCATTAACCAGCTATGTACGTAATCCCATAGATTTCTTCTCTAACAAGATTCTTAGGATTTCAGACCTGGAAGATGTGGAAGAAGACATCGCTCTCAACACCATGGGATCCATCATACATGAGGCACTGGATAAATTGTATCAGCCTTATCAGAATCAAATTTTAGTTCTTGAGGATTTCAAAAAAATAGAAAGTCAAATCAAGACCGAGCTGGATCTGGCCTATAAAGGATGTTATAATTCTACATCCAATCCTTTGGGTAAAAACAAGATCATTTATGAGGTATCGCACCACTACATCAAAAAAATGATTGCTCTGGATAAAACAACGGTAGAGAAATCCAGCGAATTTGTCATCAAGAGCGTGGAGCAGGATCTCTCAACAACAATAGAATTACCAGAAATAGGCCTCGTAACACTGCATGGTAAAGTTGATCGAGTGGACATGATTGATGGCGTTCTTAGAATCATAGATTATAAAACCGGCAGCGTTTCAAAAGGCAACGTTGGTATTGAAGAAGACGGTTATGAAGTCATGATCCAGGATTATGAAAAATCCAAGGCATTTCAAGTATTGATGTATGCCTATCTGTACGCAAAAAATCATCCTGTAGATACCTTGCAGGCTGGAATCATAAGCTTCAAAAACTTTGGCGAAGGTTTTATTCCGTTTGGGATAAAAAACGGTCGCAGCTATCAGCCTCAAGAAATTGACCAGAACATTTTAGACCAGTTTGAAAAACAACTCATTGCCTTGATCAAAGAGTTATTTGACCCTACAACACCTTTAACTGAGAAAGAAGTATGA